The genomic segment TCTCCCCTTgactctgtttctctgttttcactGTGCTTTGATACTCTTTCTGCCTTTTTCCTTCACTGTCTCCTCCTTCCCTTGCCATattctcaccctctctctctcttaccaccCCCATCCCATACTGTTATTCTGGTTTGCTCCTGTCCTCTTACTAGCCCACCCGCTCAGCCAGTACTGCAGTGGCTGGGGCCAGTAGCTCCCTGGGCCCTTCTGGCTCAGCATCAGCAGGTGAGCTGAGTAGCAGTGAGCCCAGCACCCCAGCTCAGACTCCGCTGGCAGCACCAATCATCCCCACGCCGGCCCTCACCTCTCCTGGAGCAGCACCCCCACTTCCTTCCCCCTCCAAGGTAAGGACTTGGATTGGAATGAAGAAGAACCAAGACACAACTGGGCCTATGACCCCTGGCAGGGTCTTGGAAATTTCCCAGGGTTGGGGGAGACCCAGAACTTATATCAGAAGTGTGGGGCATAACATATGGGTATCCTGCCACTGACTAAGCTACCCTTTCCTCTGCCCTCTTCCACACTTTCCCCACATGTATGATCTCTTCCAGGATGTTTGCCTGCCACTTGCTTTTGACCCTGGGGCGAGAATCATGTTTGCACACATTCCTGACCTTTCTGCTCCAGCTCAGACTTGGTAGGGTGGAGGTGGAGGCTGTGTATAGACTGAGAGGCTCTTCTTTGCAGGAGGAAGAGGGGCTGAGAGCCCAGGTGCGGGACCTAGAGGAGAAACTGGAGACGCTGCGGCTGAAACGGGCAGAAGACAAGGCAAAGCTAAAGGAGCTGGAGAAACACAAGATCCAGCTGGAGCAGGTgcaggaatggaaaagcaaaatgcaaGAGCAGCAGGCAGACCTGCAGCGCCGCCTCAAGGAGGCACGGAAGGTGGGACTTGGGATAAAGGTGgtggctggggaggcaggggacccaaggaagtaATCTGGAAATTAGACTGGTGCTGGAGCCTAGAATGTCCCTTGCGAAAAGGCATGTGAGGCACCTCTGTGCTTGTAACCCACCAACCTCCACCCCTCCTCAGGAAGCCAAGGAGGCACTGGAGGCAAAGGAACGCTACATGGAGGAGATGGCTGACACTGCTGATGCCATTGAGATGGCCACCCTGGACAAGGAAATGGCCGAAGAGCGGGCTGAGTCCCTGCAGCAGGAGGTGGAGGCACTGAAGGAGCGTGTGGATGAGCTCACCACTGACTTAGAGATCCTCAAGGCTGAGATTGAAGAGAAAGGTAAGGGGCCAGGAGCTGTTGGGGGCCAGATGGTGGGGTTGGAACCTTGTCTGCAAGTGATGGTGGTCTTCCCCAGGCTCAGACGGGGCTGCATCCAGTTACCAGCTCAAGCAGCTCGAGGAGCAGAACGCCCGGCTGAAAGATGCCCTGGTGAGGTAGGGTCCCCTCACTGCTTAGCTCTGGACTGGAGCTCATTCTTCTGTCTCTAGGTGTGTAAGAATGCCCACTGCCCAATGACTCTGCACAgacttcctcttctctctccttcttccccAAAGGATGCGGGATCTGTCTTCCTCAGAGAAGCAGGAACATGTAAAACTGCAGAAGCTCATGGAAAAGAAGAACCAAGAGCTGGAAGTTGTGAGGCAGCAGCGGGAGCGTCTACAGGAGGAGTTGAGCCATGCAGAGAGCACCATCGATGAGCTCAAGGAGCAGGTCTGGGGAGCCCAGCCCTTCACCCAGGTCCCCTCCTCTTGCACCCCAGCTCTCCTGTTGGTGCCCCCTCTTTCTCAGCACCTTTCAGCAGCCCTTCTCCTCATAACACAGGTGGATGCTGCTCTGGGTGCTGAGGAGATGGTGGAGATGCTGACTGAACGGAACTTGAATCTGGAAGAGAAAGTGCGGGAGTTGAGGGAGACTGTGGGGGACTTGGTAAGAGAAGAACAGATCCTTGACTTTGGGCCCTGATGGGGGTGTTTGGAAGGGGCTTGCTGAGAGGACTGACACAGGACCCCTGACCTCTGAGCAGGGTATGTGTTGAGTGGACCCACCCTGGCCTGCTATCCTGACCCTGCCTTTCCTTTGCCCCAACTACGTTGCGGGCTCCAGGAAGCGATGAACGAGATGAACGATGAGCTTCAGGAGAATGCACGTGAGACAGAACTGGAGCTGCGGGAGCAGCTGGACATGGCAGGTTCCCGGGTACGGGAGGCCCAGAAGCGTGTGGAGGCAGCCCAGGAGACGGTCGCAGACTACCAGCAAACCATCAAGAAGTACCGCCAGCTGACCGCCCACCTACAGGTGCCTGCACACCCCTGCTCTCCAACCGCAGCCTCTCCAGGGCCGCTGTGCCTCATTGTCTCTCTGCTCCCAGGATGTGAATCGGGAGCTGACAAACCAGCAGGAGGCATCTGTGGAGAGGCAGCAGCAGCCACCCCCAGAGACCTTTGACTTCAAAATCAAGTTTGCTGAGACTAAGGCCCATGCCAAGGTCAGGAAGGCGGCTGGGCCAGAGAGATGGGGAGCGTTGGGGAGCCCAGCCTGGGTGTGGCTGTGGGCTGACCTGGTGTGGAGTTCTGGGCTTCCAGTCCTGGAGTATGGTGGTTTGGAAGTCACTTGGCCTAGGCTTGCCCTAGAAGCAGGGTACCTGGTGGAGCAAGGCATGGGGGTTCTGAGATTCACCAGCCTGACTGAGAACTCACCTTCCTATCCACCTCACAGGCGATTGAAATGGAACTGAGGCAGATGGAGGTGGCCCAGGCCAACCGGCACATGTCCCTGCTGACAGCCTTCATGCCTGACAGCTTCCTTCGGCCAGGTGGGGACCATGACTGCGTCCTGGTACTGCTGCTCATGCCTCGTCTCATTTGCAAGGTATGGCCAGTCACATGTTTGAGAGGAACCTGTTGAACTTGCTGTGTACCAGGCATTGAGGATGCTGAGAGAAGCCAGCGGTCAGCCTCCCTGCTCACAGAGTTTATGATGTAGTGGAGGAACACAGGTGGCGTATTATGAAGGGGAGGTAACTTCTTTGAGAGAGCACAGTGAGGATCTGATTTAGATGGAGGGGTGTCACTGAAGGATTAACATTTGAGCTGAGCCCCAGCAGATGACTAGGAGCTGGTGAGGGGTAATCGCCAGGATAGAATTCTAAGGGAAAAGGTAGCAGGAGCATAACTTTAAGACAGCAAAGAACTTGGTCCTAAGGTCCTGCCACCCTTTTATTCCCACAATCCAAATCCTCGCAGTGCTAGTAATCACATCAGTACCCTCTCCCCATGCTAGAATTCTGCCCACCTAAGAGCTATTTTTACTTTGTCCCCCATGTATGTTGATGCCCCCCATGTAGTTGCTCAGCTTTGTGTCCTGTATTCCTGCATCTGTTCCTGGTGCTTCTTCCCACAGGCAGAGCTGATCCGGAAGCAGGCCCAGGAGAAATTTGAACTAAGTGAAAACTGTTTAGAGCGGCCCGGGCTTCGAGGAGCTGCAGGGGAGCAGCTCAGCTTTGCTGCCGGGTTGGTCTACTCACTGAGTCTGCTGCAGGCCACACTCCACCGTTATGAACAGTAAGTGACCCCTGACCACTGACTCCCACTCCAGGGTCACTGGCTGAGATAAGCTGGAACTAAGAGTGCCTGGCGGGCCCTGGCCTCACAGGGTCCTTCTCTGGTCTTTAGTGCCCTCTCTCAGTGCAGTGTGGATGTGTATAAGAAGGTGGGCAGCCTCTACCCTGAGGTGAGTGCTCACGAGCGCTCCTTGGATTTCCTCATTGAGCTACTGCACAAGGACCAACTGGATGAGACTGTCAACGTGGAGCCTCTCACCAAGGCCATCAAGTACTACCAGGTCTGGGGCAAGAATTCAGGCTTAGTGCAGGAGGGTGGGAAGGTTTCTCCCACCGGGGGCTGTTGCCAGTAGGGCCAGGCTTGTATGGCTACTTGAGGCTTGGCTTGCTCTTAGATGAGCTTGTCTTAGGAGGCAGCTCCTAGGTGTTTCAGACTCTCTTGTGCCTCTGGAGCCTCATGATAACCAGGACTCTAATTTGAAGTTTGGGAAGAATTCTCCATCTTTCCAAGACCTAAATACTGTCTGTTTCTTTGTCATCTCTCCTCAGCATCTGTATAGCATCCACCTTGCTGAACAGCCCGAGGACAGTACCATGCAGCTGGCCGATCAcattaaggtgaagtgtggggcACAGGTTGAGCCCCTGTAGAGATCAGAGTGAAGGATATCAGATTGAGAGATCTGGCCCTCAATGGGTGTTACATAAGACTGGGACATAATCACTAAGGCCAGAGTAGGAAGCCAGAGAGCCCTCTGTGGGTCAGTGGAGGGTGGGGACTTCCCAGGGATGATGATGGTGCAGAAAGCTCCTGTTGGGGGTTGGCAGTCACACACATCTGTCCTTACAGTTCACCCAGAGCGCCCTAGACTGCATGGGTGTGGAGGTGGCACGGCTGCGGGCCTTCCTGCAGGTGAGAGCGCAGGGAAGTGTGGACTTCTCTTCCTTCCTAGTACCCAcctcctcccctccagccccagtGAGCTGATTGGTTTCCCATCCATCTCCTATTCCCTGAGTAGGGTGGGCAGGAGGCTTCAGATATTGCTCTCTTGCTCCGGGACCTGGAAACATCATGCAGTGACATCCGCCAGTTCTGCAAGAAGATCCGAAGGCGAATGCCAGGGACAGATGCTCCTGGGATCCCAGCTGCACTGGCCTTTGGACCACAGGTTTAGGGCTgtgagggagaagggaggaagcTAAGTGGAACTGGGAGGGGCCTAGCATGTTAAGATCTGGAGCTGGTCAGGAAACAAGAATGGTTTTGGGGCAGCTAAGAGCTGTGGTGCTGGTCCCAGGGGGCTCCTGACTTTGGCCTGTCGCACAGGTATCCGACACACTCCTGGACTGCAGAAAGCACTTGACATGGGTGGTGGCTGTGCTGCAGGAggtggctgctgctgctgcccaGCTCATTGCCCCACTGGCAGAGAATGAGGGACTGCCCGTGGCTGCCCTGGAGGAGCTGGCTTTCAAAGCAAGCGAGCAGGTGGGTCTGGATGGCAGGCAGGAGGTGGGGCACCAGGTAGCCAGTGTGGGGTTTTCACTATGGCCCTTGGCTCCTGCAGATCTATGGGACCCCCTCCAGCAGCCCCTATGAGTGTCTGCGCCAGTCAAGCAACATCCTTATCAGTACCATGAACAAGTTGGCCACAGCTATGCAGGAGGGAGAGTATGATGCAGAGCGGCCCCCCAGCAAGGTGGGTGGGGGACTCCCTGCAGGAGCGGGACTTGGCTAATTGTGGGAGGGCtgggaggctggaggaaggagTCTGGAGTGCACCACTCTGCTTAGGAGGCAAGATTTTCCCTGTAACTGGCTCTTCCTGAAAGGAGCACATTGGTGACCTCCTCTTTgcacccctgccctctgccctcactCTGACCCTTAGCCTCCTCCAGTTGAGCTGCGGGCAGCAGCCCTTCGGGCAGAGATCACTGATGCTGAAGGCCTGGGCTTGAAGCTTGAAGACCGAGAGACAGTCATCAAGGAgttgaagaagtcactcaagatCAAGGTGTGAGGCTGGGGTAGGCTCAGGATCTGGGGGCCAGGACGTTTGGTGGGCAGTGAGTGTTGGGGATTGGGGCTGGGACTCGTTGGGGCTGGAGGGGAGAGGTGGCGCTGTGATGAGTGGGAGCTCCTGGGGGCCCGTCCCTTCAGGTGCTTTCACTTGTGGTGTATCCTGGGTCTCTGGGGTGCTGTGGGAGTATGTAAGGGAACTGGAAGCTCTTTGTCTTGTCCAGGGGGAGGAGCTGAGTGAGGCCAACGTGCGGCTGAGCCTCCTGGAGAAAAAGCTGGACAGCGCTGCCAAGGATGCAGATGAGCGCATTGAGAAAGTCCAGACTCGGCTGGAGGACACCCAGGCGCTGCTGCGGAAGAAAGAGAAGTCAGCAGCtgcactcccccaccccctgctcagGCCCTTCCTAGtgcatccctccctcccaccagtgGCTTCTCCTTGCTCGGCTCCTACGCAGGCCCTCTCCTAGTGAGACTCCCCACTGCCAATGCCATTGTGTCACCGCTTCTGAGCCTGTGCTGCCCACCAGCAGGGCTACTCCAAGGCCCTGTCAGGACTAAGAAGTGGGGTGGAGCCCTGGGGAAGGACACTGCCCAAGCCCAGATTCTCTTTCGCAGAGAGTTTGAGGAGACAATGGATGCACTCCAGGCTGACATTGACCAGCTGGAAGCAGAGAAGGCAGAGCTAAAGCAGCGGCTGAACAGCCAGTCCAAGCGCACAATCGAGGGGCTTCGGGGGCCGCCTCCCTCGGGTATTGCTACCCTGGTCTCTGGCATTGCTGGAGGTGAGTGTCAGGGGCAGGCAGCACTGGCCCAGGGGACACTGAATGGCCTCCCTCCTGTCCTTGGCTTCAGTTTGACTTCCACCCTCTTTACCAGCCTCCCATGTTCAGCCAGAAGTGTGCATGCCCAGTTTTACTCTGCAGCAGCTTTTGCCATGTGTTTACTTCTCCCAAAGATAGGCGCCGAGTAATCTCTGACCAAGGTGGGGCATGACCAAGTTGTCAGTCACGCTCAGGATTGTGACAGTTGGACTTTTGTAGATGTCCCTTCTGGGTCTGCTCTGGCTTTTTTGTCCCAATCCTATGTCCCAGTGGGCCGTTGGGCTGTAGCAGACAGGGCCAGCTCCGCTGCGGGGCCAGCCGTGTCTGATGCCTGCCTTGAGTGCTCCTCTGCTCGCACACTGCAGTGTCCCAGCTGGGTTCCCGCGCCTTCCTGGGCTTCACCTCACCGTGAGGTTGCCTCTTCCACTGCTGAATTCACCAGTTTCACTTGGGGCTGTGTTCTGATTTCTTAGTGTGGTTATGCCCAATAGTTTTACAGTTTCTTTCCCCTCTCACCCTGAGAAGACAAAAGTCCTTGCCCTGGAATTAAGCCCTCAGGATCACTAAACCCCTTCTGTACCTGTTTTGTCCTCTGGCCTCACCTAGGATCTTTTTCACCAGAGCCCCCATCACTTGTACCTCTACATCTTGGGAAGTGACCAAGTACTTTCTTTTCCTTAGACTCCTGTGGTACAGATGGCTCTGCTTCCTTGGGGGAAGCGTCTCCAGAATGACCACAGTATGCAGTTTTAGCATAGGCTCTTTAAACAAATATTGGTTCTGAATTTATGAAACTTCCCACCAAAAAAAGCATGTCTTTTGCCTCAGAGCACTGGGGAGCCCGAGGAGCAGGGCCTGTGTCCGCTGCTGGGGAGCACTGAGGATGTAGACCCAGCAGGGTTTTGGGGGCATTCCCTCAACCCTTCTGGAGGTGGAGTACCAGGCAGGCCAGCAGCCGGGCCTTCTGCTCCAACCGCTTCCTCCAGGGCACATCCTGCTGCCACTCTTCCCTACACTTCACACCAGGCTCATGGTCTTACTCTACTTTCTTACCTTCTTTCACACATACTGCTCTTCCCTGAAAGGTAGAGGGCAGAGGTAGGGTCTTAGAGGAGGTATGGTGAGGAGGAAAAGGGTTTTCCAGCAGGTTACGTCCATCATGGCTCTGGTGAGTCCCCTAGCCCCCAATTCATCtaatttctctctcctcttttcctgCTCCCCATGGGCTATCCCGAGCACAGAAGAACAGCAGCGAGGTAGAGACTCATCCTGGCTGGGGGTTACCAGGGCTTGTGGCAGTTGGGGCCGGGGGAACAGGGTGAGACCCCCCCCACCTTGGGAGCAGTGAGGACTGGAGGTGGGAGGGGATAAGGAAAGGGTATGAGCAGGGGTGGAGCCCATCGTTAGCCCTGTCCACCTTGGGCTGATGACATGTGTGGTTCCTACAGGAGGTGTCCCTGGGCAGGCTCCAGGGTctatgccaggccctgggctggtgAAGGACTCTCCACTGCTGCTTCAGCAGATCTCTGCCATGAGACTGCACATTTCCCAGCTCCAGCATGAAAATAGCATCCTCAAGGtgagggggtcatggggaggactGGGGTGGAGGTGGAGTGTGCTGGCTCCATTGGTGATGGATGGCAGTGGCCTCTAGCACCTCTTACCACTACCCCTTTGTTTCCTGCACAGGGAGCCCAGATGAAGGCCTCCTTAGCATCCCTGCCCCCTTTGCATGTGGCAAAGCTCTCCCTCCAACCCCATGAGGGCCCTGGGAGTGAGCTACCAACTGGAGCACTGTATCGTAAGACAAACCAGCTGCTGGAGACGTTAAATCAGCTGAGCACACACACCCACGTAGTAGACATCACTCGCACCAGCTCTGGTAGGGACCTGCCAACCCCTGAGATGGCTAGCATGCCCCCTTCTCTTGCCCCAGGGATGTAGCCCCTGCCCAGGCAATCCCCATACTTAGAGGCTCTTCCTGGCATGTCTCTGGACTGTGTTCAGTTTGCTTGATTTAACCACTGTCTTATGTGCCTGCTTCATGGGAGGTTCTTGTATTTGCACTCTTGACCCTTCACCTGGAACAGCTGCCTGCCTGGGCCTTGGTGGGTCTCACGAGCCTTCCCTCCCCACAGCTGCCAAGAGCCCATCAGCGCAGCTCCTGGAGCAAGTGGCTCAGCTCAAGTCCCTAAATGACACCATCGAGAagctcaaggtcagcccagaccCTACCTTTCCTCATTCTACAGAGCTCGCTTTAGAGCATTCCCTGGTGGAGCCCAGAGCGAATTCATTTCTATGGGCACTCCTGGAGTTCCTCTGAGCCTGGCCCTGTGCTAGATGGCACTCTGGGGAGGGCATAGAAGGGAAGGCAGGGTCCCTCCCTTGGCAACTCAGTCTTGGTGCAAACAGAAGACAGATTCCCACCGAATGTGTTGAGCTTGGATCATCTTTAGAGTGTGAGGTTCTGGTACAGTTTCTGTCAGAGCTGAGATCATGGTGGGGTAGAGTGATTGGGGATGGCTTCCTGGAGGCTGTAGAATCTGAGTTGGGCCTTTAAGGGAATTCTCTGTAAAGAAGGATGTTGGATGGGGTTGGGGTTGGAGGTGAGAGCAAAAGTATGGTGACAGAGAGGACTGAGTCCCTGTTCCCCTGGTGTTAGTGTCTCTGTGAAATCAGGGAGATACTGGGCTAGCTGGTGGGGGTACCCTAAATTTACCTTTGTCCCCCTCCTCCTCTACCAGGATGAGGTCCTCAAGGAGACTGTATCTCAGCGGCCTGGAGCCATGGTCCCCACTGACTTTGCCACCTTCCCTTCATCAGCCTTCCTCAGGGTAAGAGGGAGCATGGTGGGGTGGGCAGTGTGGAGGGTTTAGGTGTGTCCTTTCCTCTCCCCTAGAATTTGAGGAGGCCTCTGGGGTCTCAGTCCAACAAGTACACATCCAGAGTTAATGACCAAGTCTTAATTGCAGTGTTTGCAGTGCTTCCACATATTCCAATATTTTAGCAGTTAAACATCTTCTGTGACTTTTGACACCAGGAGAGACTCAAAACTCCCTTGTCAGACTGTGTAGCTCAATTCCAGTTAGAAAGAGGTGGTCACTACAGGCCAGGATCCCCAGAGCCAtagtctctctcccaggagctgtCCTGGTCTCGGTGCTCAGTGGCCCTGTCAGTGGCACACAGCTCAAGTGAGCCCCTGTCTGACCTAGGCGCCTCTTCCCTTTGCTAACTCCCAGGCCAAGGAAGAGCAACGGGATGACACTGTTTTCATGGGCAAAGTGACCTTCTCGTGCGAAGCTGGCTTTGGACAGCGACACAGGCTGGTGCTGACCCAGGAGCAGCTGCACCAGCTTCACAGTCGCCTCATCTCCTAAGTGCTCCTTGCCCACAGTCCCCTTTTCCCCTCAGCCCTCCTGGTGCCACTCTG from the Manis pentadactyla isolate mManPen7 chromosome 2, mManPen7.hap1, whole genome shotgun sequence genome contains:
- the DCTN1 gene encoding dynactin subunit 1 isoform X10, whose product is MAQSKRHVYSRTPSGSRMSVETSARPLRVGSRVEVIGKGHRGTVAYVGATLFATGKWVGVILDEAKGKNDGTVQGRKYFTCDEGHGIFVRQSQIQVFEDGADTTSPETPDSSASKVLKREGTDSAAKTSKLPTRSASTAVAGASSSLGPSGSASAGELSSSEPSTPAQTPLAAPIIPTPALTSPGAAPPLPSPSKEEEGLRAQVRDLEEKLETLRLKRAEDKAKLKELEKHKIQLEQVQEWKSKMQEQQADLQRRLKEARKEAKEALEAKERYMEEMADTADAIEMATLDKEMAEERAESLQQEVEALKERVDELTTDLEILKAEIEEKGSDGAASSYQLKQLEEQNARLKDALVRMRDLSSSEKQEHVKLQKLMEKKNQELEVVRQQRERLQEELSHAESTIDELKEQVDAALGAEEMVEMLTERNLNLEEKVRELRETVGDLEAMNEMNDELQENARETELELREQLDMAGSRVREAQKRVEAAQETVADYQQTIKKYRQLTAHLQDVNRELTNQQEASVERQQQPPPETFDFKIKFAETKAHAKAIEMELRQMEVAQANRHMSLLTAFMPDSFLRPGGDHDCVLVLLLMPRLICKAELIRKQAQEKFELSENCLERPGLRGAAGEQLSFAAGLVYSLSLLQATLHRYEHALSQCSVDVYKKVGSLYPEVSAHERSLDFLIELLHKDQLDETVNVEPLTKAIKYYQHLYSIHLAEQPEDSTMQLADHIKFTQSALDCMGVEVARLRAFLQGGQEASDIALLLRDLETSCSDIRQFCKKIRRRMPGTDAPGIPAALAFGPQVSDTLLDCRKHLTWVVAVLQEVAAAAAQLIAPLAENEGLPVAALEELAFKASEQIYGTPSSSPYECLRQSSNILISTMNKLATAMQEGEYDAERPPSKPPPVELRAAALRAEITDAEGLGLKLEDRETVIKELKKSLKIKGEELSEANVRLSLLEKKLDSAAKDADERIEKVQTRLEDTQALLRKKEKEFEETMDALQADIDQLEAEKAELKQRLNSQSKRTIEGLRGPPPSGIATLVSGIAGGGVPGQAPGSMPGPGLVKDSPLLLQQISAMRLHISQLQHENSILKGAQMKASLASLPPLHVAKLSLQPHEGPGSELPTGALYRKTNQLLETLNQLSTHTHVVDITRTSSAAKSPSAQLLEQVAQLKSLNDTIEKLKDEVLKETVSQRPGAMVPTDFATFPSSAFLRAKEEQRDDTVFMGKVTFSCEAGFGQRHRLVLTQEQLHQLHSRLIS
- the DCTN1 gene encoding dynactin subunit 1 isoform X4, whose translation is MAQSKRHVYSRTPSGSRMSVETSARPLRVGSRVEVIGKGHRGTVAYVGATLFATGKWVGVILDEAKGKNDGTVQGRKYFTCDEGHGIFVRQSQIQVFEDGADTTSPETPDSSASKVLKREGTDSAAKTSKLRGLKPKKAPTARKTTTRRPKPTRSASTAVAGASSSLGPSGSASAGELSSSEPSTPAQTPLAAPIIPTPALTSPGAAPPLPSPSKEEEGLRAQVRDLEEKLETLRLKRAEDKAKLKELEKHKIQLEQVQEWKSKMQEQQADLQRRLKEARKEAKEALEAKERYMEEMADTADAIEMATLDKEMAEERAESLQQEVEALKERVDELTTDLEILKAEIEEKGSDGAASSYQLKQLEEQNARLKDALVRMRDLSSSEKQEHVKLQKLMEKKNQELEVVRQQRERLQEELSHAESTIDELKEQVDAALGAEEMVEMLTERNLNLEEKVRELRETVGDLEAMNEMNDELQENARETELELREQLDMAGSRVREAQKRVEAAQETVADYQQTIKKYRQLTAHLQDVNRELTNQQEASVERQQQPPPETFDFKIKFAETKAHAKAIEMELRQMEVAQANRHMSLLTAFMPDSFLRPGGDHDCVLVLLLMPRLICKAELIRKQAQEKFELSENCLERPGLRGAAGEQLSFAAGLVYSLSLLQATLHRYEHALSQCSVDVYKKVGSLYPEVSAHERSLDFLIELLHKDQLDETVNVEPLTKAIKYYQHLYSIHLAEQPEDSTMQLADHIKFTQSALDCMGVEVARLRAFLQGGQEASDIALLLRDLETSCSDIRQFCKKIRRRMPGTDAPGIPAALAFGPQVSDTLLDCRKHLTWVVAVLQEVAAAAAQLIAPLAENEGLPVAALEELAFKASEQIYGTPSSSPYECLRQSSNILISTMNKLATAMQEGEYDAERPPSKPPPVELRAAALRAEITDAEGLGLKLEDRETVIKELKKSLKIKGEELSEANVRLSLLEKKLDSAAKDADERIEKVQTRLEDTQALLRKKEKEFEETMDALQADIDQLEAEKAELKQRLNSQSKRTIEGLRGPPPSGIATLVSGIAGGGVPGQAPGSMPGPGLVKDSPLLLQQISAMRLHISQLQHENSILKGAQMKASLASLPPLHVAKLSLQPHEGPGSELPTGALYRKTNQLLETLNQLSTHTHVVDITRTSSAAKSPSAQLLEQVAQLKSLNDTIEKLKDEVLKETVSQRPGAMVPTDFATFPSSAFLRAKEEQRDDTVFMGKVTFSCEAGFGQRHRLVLTQEQLHQLHSRLIS
- the DCTN1 gene encoding dynactin subunit 1 isoform X8, producing the protein MAQSKRHVYSRTPSGSRMSVETSARPLRVGSRVEVIGKGHRGTVAYVGATLFATGKWVGVILDEAKGKNDGTVQGRKYFTCDEGHGIFVRQSQIQVFEDGADTTSPETPDSSASKVLKREGTDSAAKTSKLTTTRRPKPTRSASTAVAGASSSLGPSGSASAGELSSSEPSTPAQTPLAAPIIPTPALTSPGAAPPLPSPSKEEEGLRAQVRDLEEKLETLRLKRAEDKAKLKELEKHKIQLEQVQEWKSKMQEQQADLQRRLKEARKEAKEALEAKERYMEEMADTADAIEMATLDKEMAEERAESLQQEVEALKERVDELTTDLEILKAEIEEKGSDGAASSYQLKQLEEQNARLKDALVRMRDLSSSEKQEHVKLQKLMEKKNQELEVVRQQRERLQEELSHAESTIDELKEQVDAALGAEEMVEMLTERNLNLEEKVRELRETVGDLEAMNEMNDELQENARETELELREQLDMAGSRVREAQKRVEAAQETVADYQQTIKKYRQLTAHLQDVNRELTNQQEASVERQQQPPPETFDFKIKFAETKAHAKAIEMELRQMEVAQANRHMSLLTAFMPDSFLRPGGDHDCVLVLLLMPRLICKAELIRKQAQEKFELSENCLERPGLRGAAGEQLSFAAGLVYSLSLLQATLHRYEHALSQCSVDVYKKVGSLYPEVSAHERSLDFLIELLHKDQLDETVNVEPLTKAIKYYQHLYSIHLAEQPEDSTMQLADHIKFTQSALDCMGVEVARLRAFLQGGQEASDIALLLRDLETSCSDIRQFCKKIRRRMPGTDAPGIPAALAFGPQVSDTLLDCRKHLTWVVAVLQEVAAAAAQLIAPLAENEGLPVAALEELAFKASEQIYGTPSSSPYECLRQSSNILISTMNKLATAMQEGEYDAERPPSKPPPVELRAAALRAEITDAEGLGLKLEDRETVIKELKKSLKIKGEELSEANVRLSLLEKKLDSAAKDADERIEKVQTRLEDTQALLRKKEKEFEETMDALQADIDQLEAEKAELKQRLNSQSKRTIEGLRGPPPSGIATLVSGIAGGGVPGQAPGSMPGPGLVKDSPLLLQQISAMRLHISQLQHENSILKGAQMKASLASLPPLHVAKLSLQPHEGPGSELPTGALYRKTNQLLETLNQLSTHTHVVDITRTSSAAKSPSAQLLEQVAQLKSLNDTIEKLKDEVLKETVSQRPGAMVPTDFATFPSSAFLRAKEEQRDDTVFMGKVTFSCEAGFGQRHRLVLTQEQLHQLHSRLIS
- the DCTN1 gene encoding dynactin subunit 1 isoform X5, whose protein sequence is MAQSKRHVYSRTPSGSRMSVETSARPLRVGSRVEVIGKGHRGTVAYVGATLFATGKWVGVILDEAKGKNDGTVQGRKYFTCDEGHGIFVRQSQIQVFEDGADTTSPETPDSSASKVLKREGTDSAAKTSKLRGLKPKKTTTRRPKPTRSASTAVAGASSSLGPSGSASAGELSSSEPSTPAQTPLAAPIIPTPALTSPGAAPPLPSPSKEEEGLRAQVRDLEEKLETLRLKRAEDKAKLKELEKHKIQLEQVQEWKSKMQEQQADLQRRLKEARKEAKEALEAKERYMEEMADTADAIEMATLDKEMAEERAESLQQEVEALKERVDELTTDLEILKAEIEEKGSDGAASSYQLKQLEEQNARLKDALVRMRDLSSSEKQEHVKLQKLMEKKNQELEVVRQQRERLQEELSHAESTIDELKEQVDAALGAEEMVEMLTERNLNLEEKVRELRETVGDLEAMNEMNDELQENARETELELREQLDMAGSRVREAQKRVEAAQETVADYQQTIKKYRQLTAHLQDVNRELTNQQEASVERQQQPPPETFDFKIKFAETKAHAKAIEMELRQMEVAQANRHMSLLTAFMPDSFLRPGGDHDCVLVLLLMPRLICKAELIRKQAQEKFELSENCLERPGLRGAAGEQLSFAAGLVYSLSLLQATLHRYEHALSQCSVDVYKKVGSLYPEVSAHERSLDFLIELLHKDQLDETVNVEPLTKAIKYYQHLYSIHLAEQPEDSTMQLADHIKFTQSALDCMGVEVARLRAFLQGGQEASDIALLLRDLETSCSDIRQFCKKIRRRMPGTDAPGIPAALAFGPQVSDTLLDCRKHLTWVVAVLQEVAAAAAQLIAPLAENEGLPVAALEELAFKASEQIYGTPSSSPYECLRQSSNILISTMNKLATAMQEGEYDAERPPSKPPPVELRAAALRAEITDAEGLGLKLEDRETVIKELKKSLKIKGEELSEANVRLSLLEKKLDSAAKDADERIEKVQTRLEDTQALLRKKEKEFEETMDALQADIDQLEAEKAELKQRLNSQSKRTIEGLRGPPPSGIATLVSGIAGEEQQRGGVPGQAPGSMPGPGLVKDSPLLLQQISAMRLHISQLQHENSILKGAQMKASLASLPPLHVAKLSLQPHEGPGSELPTGALYRKTNQLLETLNQLSTHTHVVDITRTSSAAKSPSAQLLEQVAQLKSLNDTIEKLKDEVLKETVSQRPGAMVPTDFATFPSSAFLRAKEEQRDDTVFMGKVTFSCEAGFGQRHRLVLTQEQLHQLHSRLIS